Proteins encoded together in one Neobacillus sp. FSL H8-0543 window:
- a CDS encoding DUF1657 domain-containing protein, whose product MTVGTQVKQAIAGLKSAQASFEGFALATDNQNAKQLYQQAAQQTQSVLESLEPRLQEILTEEPQYNQ is encoded by the coding sequence ATGACTGTTGGAACTCAGGTAAAACAGGCAATAGCTGGTTTAAAAAGTGCTCAGGCTAGTTTTGAAGGGTTTGCACTAGCCACTGATAATCAAAACGCAAAACAACTTTATCAGCAAGCTGCACAACAAACACAATCTGTACTTGAAAGTCTGGAACCACGTCTTCAAGAAATTTTAACAGAAGAGCCTCAATACAATCAGTAA
- a CDS encoding DUF1657 domain-containing protein: MTISSDVKQCLSNIKGIESQLSSLALNSLDIGAQEIFHETMLTMALVKKDLQTRVLELERLEPQYKGS, translated from the coding sequence GTGACCATCTCATCTGATGTTAAGCAATGTCTTTCAAACATAAAAGGAATCGAATCACAATTATCTTCGCTAGCATTAAATTCGCTTGATATAGGTGCCCAGGAAATTTTTCACGAGACCATGTTAACCATGGCTTTAGTGAAGAAAGATTTACAGACACGCGTTTTGGAACTAGAACGACTTGAACCGCAATATAAAGG